Proteins found in one Nitrosopumilus maritimus SCM1 genomic segment:
- the tuf gene encoding translation elongation factor EF-1 subunit alpha, with amino-acid sequence MADKPHLNLIVTGHIDNGKSTTMGHFLMDLGVVDERTIASHASESEKTGKGDTFKYAWVMDNIKDERERGITIDLAFQKFESPKYFFTLIDAPGHRDFIKNMITGASEADAAVLVLSAKEGETDTAIAAGGQAREHAFLLKTLGVNQLIVAINKMDDSNYSEEAFKVAKEKGEKLVKSVGYKLENVPFIPVSGWKGDNLVKKSENMSWYSGKTLLEAFDDFTVSEKPIGKPLRVPIQDVYTITGVGTVPVGRVETGVMKAGDKIVVMPSGAPGEIKSIETHHTEMPSAEAGDNIGFNLRGVEKKDIKRGDVLGSPDNPPNVAKEFKAQIIVIHHPTAIAPGYTPVMHAHTAQVAATVTEFLQKINPASGAVEEENPKFLKVGDSAIVKIRPVRPTCIETFQEFPEMGRFALRDMGATIAAGIVKEITEEYKP; translated from the coding sequence ATGGCAGATAAACCACACTTGAACCTGATTGTTACAGGTCATATTGATAATGGAAAATCAACAACTATGGGTCATTTCTTGATGGATCTTGGCGTTGTAGATGAAAGAACAATTGCATCCCATGCATCCGAATCCGAGAAGACCGGAAAAGGTGATACTTTCAAGTATGCTTGGGTAATGGATAACATTAAGGATGAAAGAGAGAGAGGTATTACAATCGATCTTGCATTCCAAAAATTCGAGTCCCCAAAGTACTTCTTTACTTTGATTGACGCTCCTGGTCACAGGGACTTTATTAAAAACATGATTACTGGTGCTTCTGAAGCCGACGCAGCAGTCTTAGTACTTTCAGCTAAAGAAGGTGAAACCGATACTGCAATTGCTGCAGGTGGTCAAGCAAGAGAACACGCATTCTTGCTTAAGACTTTAGGTGTAAACCAACTAATCGTTGCAATCAACAAAATGGATGATAGCAACTATTCTGAAGAAGCATTCAAAGTAGCCAAAGAAAAAGGTGAAAAATTAGTAAAATCTGTAGGTTACAAACTAGAAAATGTACCATTCATTCCAGTTTCTGGATGGAAAGGTGACAACTTGGTTAAAAAATCCGAAAACATGTCATGGTACTCTGGTAAAACACTACTTGAAGCATTTGATGACTTTACAGTATCTGAAAAACCAATCGGTAAACCACTACGTGTTCCAATCCAAGATGTTTATACCATCACTGGTGTAGGTACCGTTCCAGTAGGTAGAGTTGAGACCGGAGTTATGAAAGCAGGAGACAAAATCGTCGTAATGCCTTCAGGTGCTCCTGGTGAAATCAAATCTATTGAAACTCACCACACAGAGATGCCATCTGCAGAAGCAGGTGATAACATTGGTTTCAACCTTAGAGGTGTTGAGAAGAAAGACATCAAGAGAGGAGATGTTCTCGGAAGTCCTGACAACCCACCAAATGTTGCAAAAGAATTCAAAGCACAAATTATTGTAATTCACCACCCAACAGCAATCGCACCTGGTTACACACCAGTTATGCACGCACACACTGCACAAGTTGCAGCAACAGTTACTGAGTTCTTACAAAAGATCAACCCAGCATCTGGTGCAGTTGAGGAAGAAAATCCAAAATTCCTCAAAGTTGGTGACTCTGCAATTGTAAAAATCAGACCGGTGAGACCAACATGTATCGAAACTTTCCAAGAATTCCCTGAGATGGGTAGATTCGCCCTTAGAGATATGGGTGCTACTATCGCAGCAGGAATCGTTAAGGAAATTACCGAAGAGTACAAACCATAG
- a CDS encoding ATP-dependent DNA ligase: MEFSILADSFNKMESTRKRLELTQYLVELFKKTPQEVISKIVYLLQGKLRPDFEGVELGVAEKLAIRAISKSSGIPIKKIEEEYRKGGDLGHAATTILEQKTQTTFLVEDITVERVYETLFKIAKLEGNRSQDMKMKYISSLLNDASPLEASFILKILLGTLRLGIAENTVMDALALAFSGNKENRKILEHAYNVSSDLGKVAEVLATEGLAEVEKFKIILFNPIRPMLADRVKSEQEAIEKMGNEFAAEYKLDGERVQLHIEGDKVVLFSRSLENISSYYPDIIEKIPKTIQAENIVLEAEAVAINENTGEFLPFQELMHRRRKYKIEKAVTQYPITVNLFDILYCNGKSCLELDYKERREKMEKVVKEDDFVKHIPMAIVKNENDIEDFFENSINAGSEGLMLKTLVSPYQAGSRGSHWLKLKREYQNELGDSLDLVVIGGFFGKGRRTGNYGTLLLATYEEDEDTFTSICKVGTGFSDEDLDQLYQILNPKVTIKKNPRINSEMEADVWFEPELVIEVVASEITLSPIHKAARDKIRKGAGLALRFPKFTGKMRVEKMAEDASTNEEVITLYQGQKKVAHDKSLM, encoded by the coding sequence ATGGAGTTTTCTATCTTAGCTGATTCGTTTAACAAGATGGAATCAACTAGAAAAAGATTAGAACTAACACAGTACTTGGTAGAATTATTTAAAAAAACTCCACAAGAAGTGATTTCAAAGATAGTCTATTTACTTCAAGGAAAACTAAGACCAGACTTTGAAGGAGTGGAGTTGGGAGTTGCAGAAAAACTTGCAATAAGAGCAATCTCAAAATCTTCAGGAATACCAATTAAAAAAATTGAAGAAGAATACAGAAAAGGTGGAGACTTGGGGCATGCAGCCACTACAATTCTAGAGCAAAAAACGCAGACAACATTTCTCGTAGAAGACATTACAGTTGAACGAGTCTATGAGACATTATTCAAGATTGCAAAGTTAGAGGGCAATAGATCACAAGACATGAAGATGAAATACATTTCAAGCTTACTTAATGATGCAAGTCCGTTAGAGGCAAGCTTTATTCTAAAAATATTGTTAGGTACACTAAGACTAGGAATTGCAGAAAATACTGTAATGGATGCATTAGCATTAGCATTTTCAGGCAACAAAGAAAATAGAAAAATTTTGGAGCATGCATACAATGTTTCTAGTGATTTGGGAAAAGTTGCAGAAGTTTTAGCAACTGAAGGATTAGCAGAAGTTGAAAAATTCAAAATAATTTTGTTTAATCCAATCAGACCAATGCTTGCAGACAGAGTAAAGAGCGAACAAGAAGCAATTGAAAAAATGGGGAATGAATTTGCAGCTGAATACAAATTAGATGGAGAAAGAGTACAACTACACATAGAAGGAGACAAAGTAGTTTTATTTTCAAGAAGTTTAGAAAATATTTCAAGTTATTATCCAGATATTATAGAAAAAATTCCAAAAACAATTCAAGCAGAAAATATTGTACTAGAGGCAGAAGCAGTAGCAATCAATGAAAACACAGGAGAGTTTTTGCCATTTCAAGAATTAATGCATAGAAGAAGAAAATACAAAATAGAAAAAGCAGTTACACAATATCCCATAACGGTAAATCTCTTTGATATCTTGTATTGTAATGGAAAGAGTTGTCTTGAATTAGACTATAAAGAAAGAAGAGAAAAAATGGAAAAAGTGGTAAAAGAAGATGATTTTGTAAAGCACATTCCCATGGCCATTGTCAAAAATGAAAATGATATTGAAGACTTTTTTGAAAACAGCATCAATGCAGGAAGTGAAGGACTAATGCTAAAGACGCTTGTTAGTCCATATCAAGCAGGTTCAAGAGGAAGTCACTGGTTAAAACTGAAAAGAGAATATCAAAATGAACTTGGAGATAGTTTAGATCTTGTTGTGATAGGAGGATTCTTTGGGAAAGGAAGACGGACAGGAAACTATGGAACTTTATTGTTAGCAACATACGAAGAAGATGAAGATACATTCACCAGCATTTGTAAAGTTGGAACAGGTTTTTCAGATGAAGATTTAGATCAATTATATCAAATTCTAAATCCCAAAGTAACAATCAAGAAAAATCCGCGTATTAATAGTGAAATGGAAGCAGATGTTTGGTTTGAACCAGAATTAGTAATAGAGGTGGTTGCATCAGAGATTACACTTAGTCCAATTCACAAAGCAGCTAGAGACAAAATTAGAAAGGGAGCAGGACTTGCATTGAGATTTCCAAAATTTACAGGAAAGATGAGAGTTGAAAAAATGGCAGAAGATGCATCTACTAATGAAGAAGTGATCACATTATACCAAGGTCAGAAAAAAGTGGCACATGACAAAAGTCTCATGTAA
- a CDS encoding SDR family NAD(P)-dependent oxidoreductase has protein sequence MLKFQDKVALVTGSGTGIGKAIATKFVENGASVIILGRRKEPLQEAATELEGKIPQGVNATVKIFAGVDVADETAMNEMFDTLKNEGTNVDYIINNAGVSGPVTCFANSPLDEFKSTIAIHLTGTFWGSVQALKVMKEGGKIITISTFFTEEKPLEQRPYRFRSPYTASQGAKNRLAECMSWELTDKGIISIATNPGPVHSDRIYKTVYPKAAAEFMRVSGFEDLTPVQVEEAKDDLLECIEADGINKEGIAKTAEKLANGRDVAKLTETFTNLLTKIKTIAEKVQNNTSHMIANREFLSQAQVSETVLNLCDDEIAKIINGKVIPGDRVFYAVKPHIGTTAPGVHQPDFTGKAVVFTIDGTDKTDAERVEFLASHVEKNGGKVACFISQSTPQEIQDSISGKFHSHVVDIKNPEEVERWLNTAKTNIGEILAVVHVTGKLPEVGNLTELTRAGWEELVAKFISTPATVAQKALEQFVPGGGKDPRLYKDKTGSIMIIGPDLPVGKKVSGTQRAQVEVFRGALRPFTTTVNQELSDVLKSKIRMFTVFPGSVTGIEPDNQKIADAFNFLVSENSASSSEVTFCVDESR, from the coding sequence ATGTTAAAATTCCAAGACAAAGTCGCACTGGTTACAGGAAGCGGAACAGGTATTGGAAAAGCCATCGCAACAAAATTTGTAGAAAATGGTGCAAGTGTGATTATTCTAGGTAGAAGAAAAGAACCACTTCAAGAGGCTGCAACAGAACTTGAAGGAAAAATCCCACAAGGAGTAAATGCAACAGTCAAAATTTTTGCAGGAGTAGATGTTGCAGATGAAACAGCAATGAATGAAATGTTTGACACATTAAAAAATGAAGGAACCAATGTAGATTACATTATTAACAATGCAGGAGTTTCTGGTCCTGTTACATGTTTTGCAAATTCGCCATTAGATGAATTCAAAAGTACTATTGCAATTCATTTGACTGGAACCTTTTGGGGTTCAGTTCAAGCACTAAAAGTAATGAAAGAAGGAGGAAAAATAATTACAATTTCAACATTCTTTACTGAAGAAAAGCCTCTAGAGCAAAGACCATACAGATTTAGAAGTCCATACACAGCATCACAAGGTGCAAAGAACAGACTTGCGGAATGCATGTCATGGGAATTAACGGATAAAGGAATTATATCAATTGCAACAAATCCAGGTCCAGTTCATTCAGATAGAATTTACAAGACAGTATATCCAAAAGCAGCAGCAGAATTTATGAGAGTTAGCGGATTTGAGGACTTAACTCCAGTTCAGGTTGAAGAAGCAAAAGATGATTTACTAGAATGTATCGAAGCAGACGGAATTAACAAAGAGGGAATTGCAAAGACAGCAGAAAAATTAGCAAATGGAAGAGATGTCGCAAAATTAACAGAGACATTTACAAATCTATTAACAAAAATTAAAACTATAGCTGAGAAAGTACAAAACAACACTTCTCACATGATTGCAAATAGAGAATTTTTGTCACAAGCACAAGTATCTGAAACAGTTCTCAACTTGTGTGATGATGAAATTGCAAAGATTATCAACGGCAAAGTGATTCCAGGAGATAGAGTATTTTATGCAGTAAAACCTCACATTGGAACCACAGCACCAGGAGTTCATCAACCAGACTTTACAGGAAAAGCAGTAGTCTTTACCATTGATGGAACAGACAAGACAGATGCAGAAAGAGTTGAATTTTTGGCAAGCCATGTTGAGAAAAATGGCGGTAAAGTTGCATGTTTCATTTCACAATCAACACCTCAAGAAATTCAGGATTCTATTAGTGGAAAATTCCACTCTCATGTAGTAGATATCAAGAATCCTGAGGAAGTAGAAAGATGGTTAAACACTGCCAAGACAAACATTGGAGAAATCCTAGCAGTGGTTCATGTTACAGGTAAACTACCAGAAGTAGGAAATCTAACTGAACTAACCAGAGCAGGCTGGGAAGAATTAGTTGCAAAATTCATATCAACACCAGCAACTGTTGCCCAAAAAGCACTAGAGCAATTTGTCCCAGGAGGAGGAAAAGATCCAAGACTCTACAAAGACAAAACAGGTTCTATCATGATTATTGGTCCAGACTTGCCAGTTGGAAAAAAAGTTTCAGGAACACAAAGAGCACAAGTGGAAGTTTTCAGAGGAGCATTAAGACCATTTACAACAACAGTTAATCAAGAATTAAGTGACGTACTAAAATCTAAAATCAGAATGTTTACTGTATTCCCAGGTTCTGTAACAGGAATAGAGCCAGACAATCAAAAAATTGCGGATGCATTTAATTTCCTAGTATCAGAAAATTCTGCTTCATCATCTGAAGTAACTTTCTGTGTTGACGAATCAAGATAA
- the endA gene encoding tRNA-intron lyase, giving the protein MKGELIENRVIVWNIEDSRKLFGGGYYGKPIGIPKPKIEEIDAPLVLDLIESLYLLENKKISISKSKHKVTVEQMIDICKNEHHDFDKKYLVYKNFRDKGYIINPGIKFGCDFAVYEKGPGIDHAPFLIQVYNRSEPITSTGIVLAGRLATSVKKQFILAIPKGKDNVDFLALDWWKA; this is encoded by the coding sequence ATGAAAGGAGAATTAATTGAAAACAGAGTGATTGTTTGGAATATTGAAGATTCTCGAAAGCTGTTTGGTGGCGGATATTATGGGAAACCCATAGGCATTCCAAAACCAAAAATCGAAGAGATTGATGCTCCTCTTGTTTTAGATTTAATTGAATCGTTATACTTACTAGAAAATAAAAAAATATCAATTTCAAAATCAAAACATAAAGTTACAGTAGAACAAATGATAGATATTTGTAAAAATGAACATCATGATTTTGATAAAAAATATTTAGTGTACAAGAACTTTAGAGATAAAGGATACATCATTAATCCAGGAATAAAGTTTGGTTGTGATTTTGCAGTTTATGAGAAAGGTCCAGGAATAGACCACGCACCATTTTTGATTCAAGTGTACAATAGAAGTGAACCAATAACGTCAACAGGAATTGTACTTGCAGGTAGACTTGCAACGTCAGTGAAAAAACAATTCATCTTAGCAATTCCCAAAGGTAAAGACAATGTAGATTTTTTGGCTTTAGATTGGTGGAAAGCCTAA
- the rpsJ gene encoding 30S ribosomal protein S10 has product MTQTARVKLTSTSLPKLDGVCGEIMGIGKKTGVKVKGPTPLPVKRLHVATRKSPCGNGTETYEKWEMKMHRRIININADDKAIRQLMRLKIPDDVYIELSLT; this is encoded by the coding sequence ATGACCCAAACCGCCCGTGTAAAACTCACATCAACCAGTCTACCAAAGTTAGATGGAGTATGTGGGGAAATCATGGGTATCGGTAAAAAAACCGGTGTTAAGGTAAAGGGTCCAACCCCACTTCCTGTTAAAAGATTACACGTTGCTACTAGAAAATCTCCTTGTGGCAACGGAACTGAAACTTATGAGAAATGGGAGATGAAGATGCATAGAAGAATTATCAACATCAACGCTGACGACAAAGCAATAAGGCAATTAATGAGACTAAAAATCCCTGATGACGTCTACATTGAACTTTCATTAACATAA
- the fbp gene encoding fructose-1,6-bisphosphate aldolase/phosphatase: MKITVSVIKADVGGVGGHTKPSDGLLDAIRNTVKNSADLLIDYYIGYCGDDTHIVMSHTHGVDNQQIHKLAWDAFMAGTQVAKEEGLYGAGQDLLKDSFSGNVKGMGPGVAEMEFEERPNEAFTVFAADKTEPGAFNYPIYRMFVDALSNTGLIVNKNLADGVKINIMDVEKAQIAELQLWEDKPTIEAALMYPGRYVVDSVTTKDGEPILAASTDRLHNIAGTYVGKDDPICVVRTQKKFPATEEVGSVFNNPHFVAGNTRGSHNMPLMPVKLNSAATINFCIPIVEALVFSMHNGKFTGPFDGFSTPDWDLIRERATEKAMAIRSQGFIHPATLVPSELEYAEGYRARMDVLESKMKPMEGTDSSGDRKENYEDPD, translated from the coding sequence ATGAAAATTACAGTTTCAGTTATCAAAGCCGATGTCGGCGGTGTCGGAGGACATACAAAACCTAGTGACGGATTATTAGACGCAATTAGAAATACCGTTAAAAATTCAGCAGATTTGCTTATCGATTATTACATTGGATATTGTGGTGATGACACCCATATCGTAATGTCTCACACTCATGGTGTAGACAATCAACAAATTCACAAACTAGCATGGGATGCATTCATGGCAGGAACTCAAGTTGCAAAAGAAGAGGGATTGTATGGTGCAGGACAAGACTTGCTCAAAGACTCTTTCTCTGGAAACGTAAAAGGAATGGGTCCAGGAGTTGCAGAAATGGAATTTGAAGAAAGACCAAATGAAGCATTTACAGTATTTGCAGCTGACAAAACAGAACCAGGTGCATTCAACTATCCAATTTACAGAATGTTTGTAGATGCACTAAGTAACACAGGATTAATTGTAAACAAGAATCTTGCAGACGGGGTTAAAATTAATATCATGGATGTTGAAAAGGCTCAGATTGCAGAGTTGCAATTATGGGAAGATAAACCAACAATTGAAGCAGCATTAATGTATCCAGGTAGATACGTTGTAGATTCAGTTACAACAAAAGATGGAGAACCAATTCTTGCCGCATCAACTGATAGATTACACAATATTGCAGGAACATATGTTGGAAAAGACGATCCAATTTGTGTTGTCAGAACACAAAAGAAATTCCCTGCAACTGAAGAAGTAGGAAGTGTGTTTAACAATCCACATTTTGTTGCAGGAAACACAAGAGGAAGTCATAATATGCCATTAATGCCTGTAAAACTAAACTCTGCAGCTACAATCAACTTTTGTATTCCAATCGTTGAGGCACTTGTATTTAGTATGCATAACGGAAAGTTTACAGGACCATTTGATGGATTCTCAACTCCAGATTGGGATCTAATCAGAGAGAGAGCAACAGAGAAAGCCATGGCAATTAGAAGCCAAGGATTTATCCATCCAGCAACACTTGTACCATCAGAACTAGAATATGCTGAAGGTTATAGAGCTAGAATGGATGTTCTTGAAAGTAAGATGAAACCAATGGAAGGAACTGATTCTAGCGGTGACAGAAAAGAGAATTACGAAGATCCAGATTAG
- a CDS encoding DUF47 domain-containing protein — protein MYSGELEVQAKRKAIAVLQDEINRILNASRELATLPELMMKKDKTGIKNTLEQISTIEEEVENLRRKITREVADVGGLIMNRENLLNTAYTMDEIAGYITGISFKLSNVKPTTLKSAKLDKDLTKLIELVVDEVYKLNEIIRSLNTNTASAIELAQETQTIEREIDIKYRQATIKLLTEVTNTKELMLMKDVIEGIEEMADKCQRVSDSFILLALSL, from the coding sequence ATGTATAGCGGAGAGCTTGAAGTTCAAGCAAAAAGAAAGGCTATAGCAGTTTTACAAGACGAAATCAATAGAATTCTAAATGCATCTAGAGAACTGGCAACACTTCCAGAACTAATGATGAAAAAAGACAAGACAGGAATCAAAAACACATTAGAACAAATTTCTACAATTGAAGAAGAAGTAGAAAATCTAAGAAGAAAAATTACACGCGAAGTAGCAGATGTTGGAGGTTTAATCATGAACAGAGAAAATCTCCTAAACACAGCATATACAATGGATGAGATTGCAGGTTACATCACTGGAATTTCATTCAAACTATCAAATGTAAAACCAACTACTCTGAAAAGTGCAAAACTAGACAAAGACTTGACAAAACTAATCGAATTAGTTGTAGATGAAGTCTACAAACTAAATGAAATCATTAGAAGTCTTAACACAAACACTGCAAGCGCAATTGAGTTAGCACAAGAAACACAAACAATTGAAAGAGAAATAGACATCAAATACAGACAAGCAACAATAAAGCTTCTAACAGAAGTAACAAACACCAAAGAATTAATGTTAATGAAAGACGTGATTGAGGGAATTGAAGAAATGGCAGACAAATGCCAGAGAGTATCAGATTCTTTCATTTTGTTAGCATTGAGCCTATAA
- a CDS encoding response regulator — protein MKILHIDDNATFTEVLSKLLELHDHTCDVSNDGKEALQMALTNKYDAIILDLDMPEFTGNDFIDELVKVGVISSQNIIVLTGLLPSEQEVQDMISKGVKICVEKPISIEKLNDILVSLTIKPSTS, from the coding sequence ATGAAAATTTTACACATAGATGATAATGCTACTTTCACAGAAGTACTCTCAAAATTATTGGAACTGCATGATCACACATGTGATGTCTCAAATGATGGAAAAGAGGCACTGCAAATGGCTTTGACAAACAAGTATGATGCCATAATTTTAGATTTAGACATGCCAGAATTTACTGGAAATGATTTCATCGATGAGTTAGTAAAGGTAGGAGTCATTTCATCGCAAAATATTATTGTCTTGACAGGGTTATTGCCATCTGAACAAGAAGTACAAGACATGATTAGTAAAGGAGTCAAGATATGTGTTGAGAAACCAATTTCAATTGAAAAACTAAACGACATACTTGTATCATTGACAATCAAACCTTCTACTAGTTAG
- a CDS encoding fibronectin type III domain-containing protein, whose protein sequence is MNKKIFFLFLSLSVLFSFMLSEDAFAQTKPDRVRGLSATAISTTQIDLSWNEPSDGGLPITGYQIERKKASDPWEIYIADTGNTNTTYSDQGLDPDTRYRYKVAAINAIDIGRSSTAKAATTFAITEPNRVTGLSATTISPTQIDLSWNEPYDGESPITGYQIERKKASDPWEIYIADTGNTNTTYSDQGLDPDTRYRYKVAAINAIGIGTASTAKAATTTEITEPDRVTGLTATAISHTQINLSWNEPYDGESPITGYQIERKKASDPWEIYIADTGNTNTTYSDQGLDPDTRYRYKVAAINAIDIGRSSTIVTETTLLPGVYLPPVDTSTGTSKIRPPPQIQGIGLYKFTTHVGDDGDTKEYDAPLNLPFDQYFPYSKFSDETDFKNYKEMGAYKKLGLYHDFSKKTLAPKFFAETNQPVQLQIRLWDMLSSSKIEHLSLYTYSTSSTTVENSDVEIIFDKGKPLDVIDPNDIFKYVEVYPSYEDEWLWINLDLMFQKPMTSSNILLQSWHESRIPSFVQVDDIWEISNPQSNTDHVDEVNLTEEVEITHGTSNPTCKMDDSCFTPSDAKILEGGIITWFNTDSFTHTVTSGSVNNNDNRFGYILFPGQTVQHEFPYKGIYDYYCALHPWANGSVIVYGADFEKPETSFDESQPTLLVKSTSGGSLIIENNDVYVTSSRDLHMNISGHIQELSTSNTVKIIIIHPDKITKHMTAIVNSDGFYSMPVVLNKHWMEGTYEIITEYRGEQVAQLSFLVSDKPVR, encoded by the coding sequence ATGAATAAAAAAATATTTTTTTTATTTCTTTCATTATCTGTATTATTTTCATTTATGTTAAGTGAAGATGCATTTGCTCAAACTAAACCCGATAGAGTGAGGGGACTTTCTGCAACTGCAATCAGTACGACCCAGATTGACTTGTCTTGGAATGAACCTTCTGACGGAGGATTGCCAATAACAGGATACCAAATTGAACGCAAAAAAGCATCAGACCCTTGGGAAATCTACATTGCTGATACTGGCAATACAAACACAACATATTCTGATCAAGGTTTAGATCCTGATACAAGATATCGTTACAAAGTTGCTGCAATTAACGCAATTGATATTGGTCGTTCATCCACTGCCAAAGCTGCTACAACTTTTGCAATAACAGAACCAAATAGAGTAACAGGACTCTCGGCCACTACAATCAGTCCAACACAAATTGACTTGTCTTGGAATGAACCATACGATGGTGAGTCTCCAATAACAGGATACCAAATTGAACGCAAAAAAGCATCAGACCCTTGGGAAATCTACATTGCTGATACTGGCAATACAAACACAACATATTCTGATCAAGGTTTAGATCCTGATACAAGATATCGTTACAAAGTTGCTGCAATTAATGCAATTGGGATTGGAACTGCATCCACTGCCAAAGCTGCTACAACTACTGAGATAACAGAACCCGATAGAGTAACAGGACTTACTGCGACTGCAATTAGCCATACTCAGATAAACTTGTCTTGGAATGAACCATACGATGGTGAGTCTCCAATAACAGGATACCAAATTGAACGCAAAAAAGCATCAGACCCTTGGGAAATCTACATTGCTGATACTGGCAATACAAACACAACATATTCTGATCAAGGTTTAGATCCTGATACAAGATATCGTTACAAAGTTGCTGCAATTAACGCAATTGATATTGGTCGTTCATCAACTATTGTAACTGAGACTACGTTACTACCTGGTGTTTATTTGCCCCCTGTTGATACCTCTACAGGCACGTCAAAAATTAGACCTCCTCCACAAATTCAAGGAATTGGTCTTTACAAATTCACAACACATGTTGGTGATGATGGTGATACCAAAGAATATGATGCTCCTCTTAATCTCCCATTTGATCAATATTTCCCATACAGTAAATTTTCAGATGAAACTGATTTTAAGAATTACAAAGAAATGGGAGCGTATAAAAAATTAGGACTATATCATGATTTTTCTAAAAAAACACTAGCTCCTAAATTCTTTGCAGAAACAAATCAACCAGTTCAACTTCAAATTCGTTTATGGGATATGCTTTCAAGTTCAAAAATTGAACATCTTTCATTATACACTTATTCTACATCCTCTACAACTGTAGAAAACAGTGACGTTGAAATTATTTTTGATAAAGGAAAACCTCTTGATGTTATAGATCCTAATGATATTTTCAAGTATGTTGAAGTATATCCTTCTTATGAAGATGAATGGTTATGGATTAATCTTGATTTGATGTTTCAAAAGCCTATGACTTCATCTAATATTCTACTGCAATCCTGGCATGAATCTAGAATCCCTTCATTTGTTCAAGTTGATGATATTTGGGAAATCTCTAATCCTCAATCAAATACTGATCATGTTGATGAGGTTAATCTTACTGAAGAAGTTGAAATTACTCATGGTACATCAAATCCCACATGTAAAATGGATGATTCATGTTTTACTCCCTCCGATGCAAAAATCTTAGAAGGGGGAATTATAACTTGGTTTAACACCGATTCTTTTACACACACTGTAACTAGTGGTTCTGTTAATAATAATGATAATAGATTTGGATACATTTTGTTTCCTGGTCAAACAGTACAACATGAATTTCCTTACAAAGGAATCTATGATTATTATTGTGCACTTCATCCTTGGGCTAATGGCTCTGTCATTGTATATGGTGCAGATTTTGAAAAACCAGAGACTAGTTTTGATGAATCACAACCAACATTACTTGTAAAATCTACCTCTGGGGGCTCGTTAATAATTGAAAATAATGATGTGTATGTTACTTCGTCAAGGGATCTCCACATGAATATCTCTGGACATATTCAAGAACTATCTACATCAAATACTGTTAAAATCATAATTATTCATCCAGATAAAATCACAAAACACATGACTGCTATTGTAAATAGTGATGGATTTTATTCCATGCCTGTAGTTCTTAACAAACACTGGATGGAAGGAACCTACGAAATAATTACTGAATATCGTGGTGAACAAGTGGCACAATTATCTTTTCTAGTATCTGACAAACCTGTAAGATGA